The Neobacillus sp. PS3-34 genome has a window encoding:
- a CDS encoding L-lactate dehydrogenase, producing the protein MNRVNRVALIGTGFVGSSYAFALLNQGITEELVLIDLNKEKAEGDAMDLNHGLPFAPSRTKIWYGDYSDCKDADLVVITAGANQKPGETRLDLVEKNTRIFKGIVEDIMASGFDGIFLVATNPVDILTYAVWKYSGLPKERVIGSGTILDTARFRFLLGEYFDVDTRNVHAYIIGEHGDTELPVWSHADIAGTSIAEWTKNKTNYDQNDLDNIFLNVRDAAYHIIERKGATYYGIAMGLVRLTKAILRNENSVLTVSAYLDGEYGEKDIYIGVPAVVNRIGIREVVELDLSKEEKQKFLHSVEVLKKTMETVLKRD; encoded by the coding sequence ATGAATCGTGTTAACAGGGTTGCCCTAATTGGAACTGGGTTTGTTGGTTCAAGCTATGCATTTGCCTTATTGAATCAAGGAATAACTGAGGAACTTGTTTTGATTGATTTAAATAAGGAAAAAGCAGAAGGAGATGCAATGGATCTTAATCATGGCTTGCCGTTTGCGCCTTCACGTACAAAAATCTGGTATGGTGACTATTCAGACTGTAAAGATGCAGACCTTGTTGTCATTACAGCAGGAGCCAACCAAAAACCAGGTGAAACAAGGCTGGATCTCGTTGAAAAAAACACCCGTATTTTTAAGGGGATAGTTGAAGATATAATGGCTAGCGGATTTGATGGCATTTTCCTGGTTGCGACCAATCCTGTCGATATTTTGACTTATGCAGTATGGAAATATTCTGGCCTTCCGAAAGAACGTGTAATTGGTTCAGGAACTATTCTTGATACTGCCCGGTTTAGATTTTTGCTTGGGGAATATTTTGATGTTGATACCCGCAACGTTCATGCCTATATTATTGGAGAACATGGGGATACAGAGCTTCCGGTTTGGAGCCATGCTGATATCGCTGGAACTTCGATTGCGGAGTGGACTAAGAATAAAACAAATTACGATCAAAATGATTTGGACAATATTTTCCTGAATGTTAGAGATGCTGCCTACCACATCATTGAGAGGAAGGGTGCAACCTACTATGGTATCGCCATGGGACTTGTCCGGCTCACAAAGGCGATTCTGAGAAATGAAAATTCAGTTCTGACTGTTTCTGCTTACCTTGATGGAGAATACGGTGAAAAGGATATTTATATTGGTGTTCCGGCGGTTGTAAACCGAATTGGAATAAGAGAAGTAGTCGAGCTTGACTTAAGCAAAGAAGAGAAGCAAAAGTTCTTGCATTCAGTGGAAGTATTAAAAAAAACAATGGAAACAGTATTAAAAAGAGATTAG